In a genomic window of Halostella litorea:
- a CDS encoding [LysW]-lysine hydrolase, whose amino-acid sequence MSASAAVTDEEARDLLVDLVSTPSPTGEEAAAAERLVEFFEARGRDAWLDDVGNVRAPADDAVLLTSHVDTVPGEIPVEVDDDGNLWGRGSVDATGPLAAMAAAAVRTGVSFVGVVGEETDSRGARHLVDDRDAPDAVVNGEPSGWDGITLGYRGFLAGTYVATSESGHTSRPEPNAIQDGIRWWSRVEDAFEPDEWEPVFEQVTTKPVSFDGGFTADGLSVEATMDVQLRIPPERTAAAVREIADGELESGTVTWEEPIPPVMENPRNAVARAFRAAIRAEDGDPRLLRKTGTSDMNLYARAWDCPMATYGPGDSDLDHAPNEHLPLDEFDRSIAVLERVADRLKP is encoded by the coding sequence ATGAGCGCAAGCGCCGCCGTCACCGACGAGGAGGCCCGCGACCTGCTCGTCGACCTCGTGTCGACCCCCTCCCCCACCGGCGAGGAGGCCGCGGCCGCCGAGCGCCTCGTCGAGTTCTTCGAGGCCCGCGGCCGCGACGCGTGGCTCGACGACGTCGGCAACGTCCGCGCGCCGGCCGACGACGCCGTCCTGCTGACCTCCCACGTCGACACCGTGCCCGGCGAGATACCCGTCGAAGTGGACGACGACGGCAACCTGTGGGGCCGCGGCTCCGTCGACGCCACCGGCCCGCTCGCGGCGATGGCCGCCGCGGCGGTGCGGACGGGCGTCTCCTTCGTCGGCGTCGTCGGCGAGGAGACCGACTCGCGGGGGGCGCGCCACCTCGTCGACGACCGGGACGCGCCCGACGCCGTCGTCAACGGTGAGCCGAGCGGCTGGGACGGCATCACGCTCGGCTACCGCGGCTTCCTCGCGGGCACCTACGTCGCCACCAGCGAGTCCGGCCACACCTCCCGGCCCGAGCCGAACGCGATCCAGGACGGGATCCGCTGGTGGTCCCGCGTCGAGGACGCGTTCGAACCGGACGAGTGGGAGCCGGTGTTCGAACAGGTGACCACGAAGCCCGTCTCGTTCGACGGCGGCTTCACCGCCGACGGCCTCTCCGTCGAGGCGACGATGGACGTCCAGCTGCGGATCCCGCCCGAGCGGACCGCCGCGGCCGTCCGGGAGATCGCCGACGGCGAACTGGAGTCGGGCACCGTCACCTGGGAGGAGCCGATCCCCCCGGTGATGGAGAACCCCCGGAACGCGGTCGCCCGCGCCTTCCGGGCGGCGATCCGCGCCGAGGACGGCGACCCCCGCCTGCTCCGCAAGACCGGCACCAGCGACATGAACCTCTACGCGCGGGCCTGGGACTGCCCGATGGCGACCTACGGCCCGGGCGATTCGGACCTGGACCACGCGCCGAACGAACACCTGCCGCTCGACGAGTTCGACCGCTCCATCGCGGTCCTCGAACGCGTCGCCGACCGCCTCAAACCATGA
- the argF gene encoding ornithine carbamoyltransferase — MTENFLDVDDLSPDELTAVLDKGAAYKELLADGEPHRDLPDRTLGMLFQKPSTRTRVSFETGMTQLGGHAVFLGENDIQLGRGEPLKDTARALSGYVDALMARVFKHRNVEVLAEYADVPVVNGLTDDAHPCQTLADLLTIRETEGGFDDVSAAWVGDGNNVAQSFALGCALTDVDLTVATPEGYGVDDDVVERARDLGGDPTVTHDPVAAAEDADVIYTDVWISMGQEDERDVRMNDFEGFQVCDDLLDHAAPDATVLHCLPAHRGEEITDAVIESDRSLVWRQAENRMHAQKGLLAYLLDA, encoded by the coding sequence ATGACCGAGAACTTCCTCGACGTCGACGACCTCTCCCCGGACGAACTGACCGCCGTCCTCGACAAGGGGGCGGCGTACAAGGAACTGCTCGCGGACGGCGAACCCCACCGCGACCTGCCCGACCGGACGCTGGGGATGCTGTTCCAGAAGCCCTCGACGCGGACCCGCGTCTCCTTCGAGACGGGGATGACCCAGCTGGGCGGCCACGCCGTGTTTCTCGGCGAGAACGACATCCAGCTCGGCCGCGGCGAGCCGCTGAAAGACACCGCGCGGGCGCTATCGGGGTACGTCGACGCCCTGATGGCCCGCGTGTTCAAGCACCGGAACGTCGAGGTGCTGGCCGAGTACGCCGACGTGCCCGTCGTCAACGGGCTGACCGACGACGCCCACCCCTGTCAGACGCTCGCGGACCTGCTGACGATCCGCGAGACGGAGGGCGGCTTCGACGACGTCTCCGCCGCCTGGGTCGGCGACGGCAACAACGTCGCCCAGTCGTTCGCGCTCGGCTGTGCGCTGACGGACGTCGACCTCACGGTCGCCACGCCGGAAGGGTACGGCGTCGACGACGACGTGGTCGAGCGCGCCCGCGACCTCGGCGGCGACCCGACGGTGACACACGACCCCGTCGCGGCCGCCGAGGACGCCGACGTGATCTACACCGACGTGTGGATCAGCATGGGACAGGAGGACGAGCGCGACGTGCGGATGAACGACTTCGAGGGGTTCCAAGTGTGCGATGACCTGCTCGACCACGCCGCGCCCGACGCGACGGTGCTGCACTGCCTGCCGGCCCACCGCGGCGAGGAGATAACCGACGCCGTCATCGAGAGCGACCGCTCGCTCGTCTGGCGGCAGGCGGAAAACCGGATGCACGCCCAGAAGGGGCTGCTCGCGTACCTGCTGGACGCGTAG
- the serB gene encoding phosphoserine phosphatase SerB, which yields MTVVAFDFDGTLSDSEMTVLLGKRRGVADEMAAITERAMNDEIEYATSLRERAALLEGLPEAEVAAAFDEVTLRPGAADLIAALRDAGVHVAVLTGGFERGVEAALEKEGVTVDSIVANRLPMADGELTGEVEGPLIEGTKDDALSALVDDLGLTLDDAVAVGDGANDLPMLQVAGTAVGFVPKDAVRPHCDAVVARMDRLQSLLTEYGVL from the coding sequence ATGACAGTCGTCGCGTTCGACTTCGACGGAACCCTGTCGGACTCGGAGATGACCGTCCTGCTCGGGAAGCGCCGCGGCGTGGCCGACGAGATGGCGGCGATCACCGAGCGGGCGATGAACGACGAGATAGAGTACGCGACCAGCCTGCGCGAGCGCGCGGCCCTCCTCGAGGGCCTCCCCGAGGCCGAGGTCGCCGCGGCGTTCGACGAGGTGACGCTGCGCCCCGGCGCGGCCGACCTCATCGCGGCGCTGCGCGACGCCGGCGTCCACGTCGCCGTCCTCACCGGCGGCTTCGAACGCGGCGTCGAGGCCGCGCTGGAGAAGGAGGGCGTGACCGTCGACAGCATCGTCGCCAACCGGCTCCCGATGGCCGACGGCGAACTCACCGGCGAGGTCGAGGGGCCGCTCATCGAGGGGACGAAAGACGACGCCCTCTCGGCGCTCGTCGACGACCTGGGCCTCACGCTCGACGACGCCGTCGCGGTCGGCGACGGCGCGAACGACCTCCCGATGCTCCAGGTCGCGGGGACCGCGGTCGGGTTCGTCCCGAAGGACGCCGTCCGGCCGCACTGCGACGCGGTCGTCGCGCGGATGGACCGACTGCAGTCGCTCCTGACGGAGTACGGCGTGTTATAA
- a CDS encoding helix-turn-helix domain-containing protein translates to MVDSEPAGDMGELLEAADPEFREVMTCVFDIQAHETRAYLALLDHPGSTVEELAEELDRDRSNVNRSLTTLLEKGLAERERRLLDPGGYVYQYTATPLPEAKELLHDSLDEWTERVHAAIDGFAAE, encoded by the coding sequence ATGGTCGATTCCGAGCCCGCGGGGGACATGGGCGAACTGCTGGAGGCCGCCGACCCGGAGTTCCGCGAGGTCATGACCTGCGTGTTCGACATCCAGGCCCACGAGACGCGGGCCTACCTCGCGCTGCTCGACCACCCGGGCAGCACCGTCGAGGAACTGGCCGAGGAACTCGACCGGGACCGCAGCAACGTCAACCGGTCGCTGACAACGCTGCTGGAGAAGGGGCTGGCCGAGCGCGAGCGCCGCCTGCTGGACCCCGGCGGCTACGTCTACCAGTACACCGCGACGCCGCTCCCGGAGGCCAAGGAACTGCTCCACGACTCGCTGGACGAGTGGACGGAGCGGGTCCACGCCGCGATCGACGGGTTCGCGGCTGAGTGA
- a CDS encoding aspartate aminotransferase family protein, protein MSGFVFSEKPIRIERGDGPYLYDDDGNEFLDMGASYACVPLGHGHPAVTDAVVEQVEKLTFVQASYPNAARTALYERLAGTAPDPIDKVWLCNSGTEANEAALKFARAATGNSKLVATMQGFHGRTMGSLATTWKSKYKEPYEPLAGDVEFVPYDDAEALAEAVDGDTAGVIVEPVQGEGGINPASTEYLRAAREVTEDVGAALIFDEVQTGMGRTGALWNCQRAGVTPDMITAAKGLANGLPMGATLCRDWIAEDYGSHASTFSGGPVVSAAAGATVDAIVEDGVADDAAATGEYLQAELEAALGDDVREVRGEGLLVGVEVGRGANRALKELAMNHGVLALPAGRTVVRLLPPLTIDESHVDEVVDAMEAVVT, encoded by the coding sequence ATGAGCGGCTTCGTCTTCTCCGAGAAACCGATCCGGATCGAGCGCGGCGACGGCCCGTACCTCTACGACGACGACGGCAACGAGTTCCTCGACATGGGCGCGTCGTACGCCTGCGTCCCGCTGGGCCACGGCCACCCCGCGGTGACCGACGCCGTGGTCGAGCAGGTCGAGAAGCTCACCTTCGTGCAGGCGTCCTACCCCAACGCCGCGCGCACGGCGCTGTACGAGCGCCTCGCGGGGACCGCACCGGACCCCATCGACAAGGTGTGGCTCTGCAATTCCGGTACCGAGGCCAACGAAGCCGCGCTGAAGTTCGCCCGCGCCGCGACGGGGAACTCGAAGCTCGTCGCGACGATGCAGGGCTTCCACGGCCGCACGATGGGGTCGCTCGCGACGACCTGGAAGAGCAAGTACAAGGAGCCCTACGAGCCGCTGGCCGGCGACGTGGAGTTCGTCCCCTACGACGACGCCGAGGCGCTCGCCGAGGCCGTCGACGGGGACACCGCGGGCGTCATCGTCGAACCGGTACAGGGCGAGGGCGGGATCAACCCCGCCTCGACCGAGTACCTGCGTGCGGCCCGCGAGGTCACCGAGGACGTCGGCGCGGCGCTGATCTTCGACGAGGTCCAGACCGGGATGGGCCGCACCGGCGCGCTGTGGAACTGCCAGCGGGCGGGGGTCACCCCCGACATGATCACCGCCGCGAAGGGGCTGGCGAACGGCCTGCCGATGGGCGCGACGCTGTGTCGCGACTGGATCGCGGAGGACTACGGCTCGCACGCCTCGACGTTCTCGGGCGGTCCCGTCGTCTCCGCGGCGGCGGGCGCGACGGTCGACGCCATCGTCGAGGACGGCGTGGCCGACGACGCCGCGGCGACCGGCGAGTACCTGCAGGCCGAACTGGAGGCCGCGCTCGGCGACGACGTGCGCGAGGTCCGCGGCGAGGGACTGCTGGTCGGCGTCGAGGTCGGCCGCGGCGCGAACCGCGCGCTGAAGGAACTGGCGATGAACCACGGCGTGCTCGCGCTCCCGGCCGGCCGGACCGTCGTCCGCCTGCTCCCGCCGCTGACGATAGACGAATCCCACGTCGACGAGGTGGTCGACGCGATGGAGGCCGTCGTCACATGA
- the thrC gene encoding threonine synthase, whose product MTLSAERDAAPDEADDGVWLACIECGETFAPFSAIRYRCDDCDGLLEARYADPPTFDAFEGDGVWRYSAALPFEEGVTLPEGSTPLHEVPRLEDEVGVDRLRVKHEGMNPTGSFKDRGMTVGVRVAQELGVDRLACASTGNTSAALAAYGARAGLETLVLLPAGKVAAGKVAQASLHDARILEVDGNFDACLDIVQDLAGRGEAYLLNSLNPFRLEGQKTIGLEILEEFRDDEGRFPDRIVLPVGNAGNTAALYKCFRELVQAGAMAEDEVPKLTGVQAKGAAPMVEAVENGWADTERWDEVETRATAIRIGNPVNAPKALPGIRETGGTAVAVSDEAITDAQRALAGEGVGVEPASAASVAGLRKLREEGVVGADEAVVCLTTGHLLKDPDAAAEAGGDPEPVPNDTDAVLAHLSE is encoded by the coding sequence ATGACGCTCTCCGCGGAGCGCGACGCCGCCCCCGACGAGGCCGACGACGGCGTCTGGCTGGCCTGCATCGAGTGCGGCGAGACGTTCGCCCCCTTCTCGGCGATCCGGTACCGCTGTGACGACTGCGACGGACTCCTCGAGGCGCGCTACGCCGACCCGCCGACGTTCGACGCGTTCGAGGGCGACGGTGTGTGGCGCTACAGCGCGGCGCTTCCCTTCGAGGAGGGCGTCACGCTCCCCGAGGGGTCGACGCCGCTCCACGAGGTGCCCCGGCTGGAGGACGAGGTCGGCGTCGACCGCCTCCGCGTGAAACACGAGGGGATGAACCCGACGGGCAGCTTCAAGGACCGCGGGATGACCGTCGGCGTGCGCGTCGCCCAGGAACTGGGCGTCGACCGCCTCGCCTGCGCCTCGACCGGCAACACCAGCGCCGCGCTTGCGGCCTACGGCGCGCGCGCCGGCCTGGAGACGCTCGTGCTCCTGCCCGCCGGCAAGGTCGCCGCCGGCAAGGTGGCACAGGCCAGCCTCCACGACGCCCGGATCCTCGAGGTCGACGGCAACTTCGACGCCTGTCTCGACATCGTGCAGGACCTGGCCGGGCGCGGCGAGGCGTACCTGCTCAACTCGCTGAACCCGTTCCGGCTGGAGGGCCAGAAGACGATCGGCCTCGAAATCCTGGAGGAGTTCCGCGACGACGAGGGGCGGTTCCCCGACCGGATCGTCCTTCCCGTTGGCAACGCCGGCAACACCGCCGCGCTGTACAAGTGCTTCCGCGAACTCGTGCAGGCCGGCGCGATGGCCGAGGACGAGGTGCCGAAGCTCACCGGCGTGCAGGCCAAGGGCGCGGCCCCGATGGTCGAGGCCGTCGAGAACGGCTGGGCGGACACGGAGCGCTGGGACGAGGTCGAGACCCGCGCGACGGCGATCCGGATCGGCAACCCCGTCAACGCGCCGAAGGCCCTCCCCGGCATCCGCGAGACGGGCGGCACCGCCGTCGCCGTCTCCGACGAGGCGATCACCGACGCCCAGCGCGCGCTCGCCGGCGAGGGCGTCGGCGTCGAACCCGCCAGCGCGGCGTCGGTCGCCGGCCTCCGGAAACTCCGCGAGGAAGGCGTCGTCGGCGCCGACGAGGCGGTCGTCTGCCTCACGACGGGCCACCTGCTGAAAGACCCCGACGCGGCGGCGGAGGCCGGCGGCGACCCCGAGCCCGTGCCCAACGACACGGACGCGGTGCTCGCCCACCTCAGCGAGTGA
- a CDS encoding acetylglutamate/acetylaminoadipate kinase produces the protein MTVVVKIGGARAVDPEGALADVAHLTANGEDVVVVHGGSTAVDETLEQLGEEPEYVETPGGVVGRFTDERTMEVFEMVLPGKLNTDLVAALQAEGVDALGLSGVDGKLLTGPRKSAVRVVEDGKKKIRRGDHSGKVEDVNADLLETLLGDGYTPVVTVPMLAPEDGSTPVNADADRAAAAVAGALGADLVVLTDVAGVYEDPDDESTLIDAASTPAEFERVEDAAEGFMTKKVMAATEALEGGAASVTVADANVNDPIVAALDGHGTTITPGAVGAAVDGGVDG, from the coding sequence ATGACAGTAGTAGTCAAGATCGGCGGCGCGCGCGCCGTCGACCCGGAAGGCGCACTGGCGGACGTGGCCCACCTGACGGCCAACGGCGAGGACGTGGTCGTCGTCCACGGCGGGTCGACGGCCGTCGACGAGACGCTGGAGCAGTTGGGCGAGGAACCGGAGTACGTCGAGACGCCGGGCGGCGTCGTCGGGCGGTTCACCGACGAGCGGACGATGGAGGTGTTCGAGATGGTGCTGCCCGGCAAGCTAAACACCGACCTCGTCGCCGCGCTCCAGGCGGAGGGCGTCGACGCACTCGGCCTGTCGGGCGTCGACGGCAAACTGCTCACCGGACCGCGGAAGTCCGCGGTCCGGGTCGTCGAGGACGGCAAGAAGAAGATCCGGCGCGGCGACCACTCCGGCAAGGTCGAGGACGTGAACGCGGACCTGCTGGAGACGCTGCTCGGCGACGGCTACACGCCGGTCGTCACCGTCCCGATGCTCGCGCCGGAGGACGGCAGCACGCCCGTCAACGCCGACGCGGACCGCGCGGCGGCCGCCGTCGCGGGCGCGCTCGGCGCGGACCTGGTCGTCCTCACCGACGTCGCCGGCGTGTACGAGGACCCCGACGACGAGTCGACGCTGATCGACGCGGCGTCGACGCCCGCCGAGTTCGAGCGCGTCGAGGACGCCGCGGAGGGGTTCATGACGAAGAAGGTGATGGCGGCGACCGAGGCCCTGGAGGGCGGCGCGGCGTCGGTCACCGTCGCGGACGCGAACGTCAACGACCCCATCGTCGCCGCGCTGGACGGGCACGGGACGACGATCACGCCCGGCGCGGTCGGCGCTGCGGTCGACGGGGGTGTCGACGGATGA
- the argC gene encoding N-acetyl-gamma-glutamyl-phosphate reductase: MTLSATVVGGSGFTGGELLRLLVGHPEFEVAQATSRSYDGKSVGSVHPNLRGTDLRFSDPADLESVDVLFAATPHGVSMERIDAFRDAADTVVDLSADFRLDSEAAYDEWYDGHSRPELLDEAEYALPEINRENLAGADLIASGGCNATATILGLYPLFADGVLSGDEQVVVDVKVGSSEGGAGGGEASSHPERSGVVRPYAPTGHRHEAEIERFLGTSVSFTCHAVDMIRGASATCHVFPDGPVSKGDLWGAYRGTYEDEPFVRMAAGGSGVYRYPEPKAVAGTNHAEVGFELDPSNKRLVVFSAIDNMMKGSAGQAVHAANVALGFEETAGLEFQGLHPVGAP; the protein is encoded by the coding sequence GTGACGCTCTCGGCGACGGTCGTCGGCGGGAGCGGCTTCACCGGCGGGGAACTGCTGCGGCTGCTCGTCGGCCACCCGGAGTTCGAGGTGGCCCAGGCGACCAGCCGGAGCTACGACGGCAAGAGCGTTGGCTCGGTCCACCCGAACCTGCGGGGGACCGACCTGCGCTTCTCGGACCCCGCGGACCTGGAGAGCGTCGACGTCCTGTTCGCCGCGACGCCCCACGGCGTCTCGATGGAGCGGATCGACGCGTTCCGCGACGCCGCCGACACCGTGGTCGACCTCTCGGCGGACTTCCGGCTGGACTCCGAGGCGGCGTACGACGAGTGGTACGACGGCCACAGCCGGCCGGAACTGCTCGACGAGGCCGAGTACGCGCTCCCGGAGATCAACCGCGAGAACCTCGCGGGCGCGGACCTGATCGCCTCCGGCGGCTGCAACGCCACGGCGACGATCCTCGGCCTCTACCCGCTGTTCGCCGACGGCGTCCTCTCGGGCGACGAGCAGGTCGTCGTCGACGTGAAGGTCGGCTCCTCGGAGGGCGGCGCGGGCGGCGGCGAGGCGTCGTCGCACCCGGAGCGCTCGGGCGTCGTCCGCCCGTACGCGCCCACCGGCCACCGCCACGAGGCCGAGATAGAGCGGTTCCTCGGCACCTCCGTCTCCTTCACCTGCCACGCGGTGGACATGATCCGCGGCGCGTCCGCGACCTGCCACGTGTTCCCGGACGGCCCCGTCTCGAAGGGCGACCTCTGGGGCGCGTACCGTGGGACCTACGAGGACGAACCGTTCGTCCGCATGGCGGCCGGCGGCTCCGGCGTGTACCGCTACCCCGAGCCGAAGGCCGTCGCCGGGACGAACCACGCCGAGGTCGGCTTCGAACTGGACCCCTCGAACAAGCGCCTCGTCGTCTTCTCGGCCATCGACAACATGATGAAGGGGTCGGCGGGCCAGGCCGTCCACGCGGCCAACGTCGCGCTCGGCTTCGAGGAGACGGCGGGCCTGGAGTTCCAGGGGCTCCACCCCGTCGGCGCACCGTGA
- the lysX gene encoding lysine biosynthesis protein LysX codes for MKVGMLYSRIRKDEKLLLSELRDRGHDVTKIDVRKQRFNIEDAPPAFEGLDVVLDRCLATSRSLYATQFCEAYDVPVVNSPDTAEVCADKVKNSLALTRADIPTPNTDVAFTKDAAMEIIEDFGYPCVLKPVIGSWGRLMAKIDSKSAAEAILEHKATLGHYEHKVFYVQEFVEKPGRDIRVLATDGEPVAAMVRSSDHWLTNAAQGAETAEFELDDEARELVERASDAVGGGLLGVDLMETGDSYTVHEVNHTVEFKALNDTTDIDVPAAVVDWLEATAAEKKEVTAQ; via the coding sequence ATGAAGGTCGGCATGCTGTACTCCCGGATCCGCAAGGACGAGAAGCTCCTGCTGTCGGAGCTTCGCGACCGGGGCCACGACGTGACGAAGATAGACGTCCGGAAACAGCGGTTCAACATCGAGGACGCCCCGCCGGCGTTCGAGGGCCTCGACGTTGTGCTGGACCGCTGTCTGGCGACGAGCCGGAGCCTCTACGCCACGCAGTTCTGCGAGGCGTACGACGTGCCGGTCGTCAACTCCCCGGACACCGCGGAGGTGTGTGCGGACAAGGTGAAAAACAGCCTCGCGCTCACCCGCGCGGACATCCCCACGCCGAACACGGACGTGGCGTTCACCAAGGACGCCGCGATGGAGATAATCGAGGACTTCGGCTACCCCTGCGTCCTCAAGCCGGTGATCGGCTCCTGGGGCCGCCTGATGGCGAAGATCGACTCGAAGAGCGCCGCCGAGGCCATCCTCGAACACAAGGCGACGCTGGGCCACTACGAGCACAAGGTGTTCTACGTCCAGGAGTTCGTCGAGAAGCCGGGCCGGGACATCCGCGTGCTGGCGACCGACGGCGAGCCCGTCGCCGCGATGGTCCGCTCGTCGGACCACTGGCTCACCAACGCCGCACAGGGCGCCGAAACCGCGGAGTTCGAACTCGACGACGAGGCCAGGGAACTCGTCGAGCGCGCGAGCGACGCCGTCGGCGGCGGCCTGCTCGGCGTCGACCTGATGGAGACGGGTGACAGCTACACCGTCCACGAGGTGAACCACACCGTCGAGTTCAAGGCGCTGAACGACACGACGGATATCGACGTGCCCGCCGCCGTCGTCGACTGGCTGGAGGCGACCGCCGCGGAGAAGAAAGAGGTGACCGCGCAGTGA
- the serA gene encoding phosphoglycerate dehydrogenase: MKVLVTDPIADAGLERLREAGHEVVTAYDVEGDELLAAVEDANGLIVRSGTEVTETVFEAAEELVIVGRAGIGVDNIDIDAATEHGVIVANAPEGNVRAAAEHTVAMAFASARSIPQAHVRLKAGEWAKGDYLGTEVNGKTLGVVGLGRVGQEVAKKLNSLGMDLVAFDPYISEERADQLGAELVDLEDCLDRADFLTVHTPLTPETENMIGEAELARMEGGYLVNCARGGVVDEDALAAAVEDGVLAGAAVDVFADEPVSPDNPLLDVEDVVVTPHLGASTEAAQENVAVSTADQVVAAFRGEPVVNALNAPSIDESAFPRVEPYIGLAETAGKIAAQLFDGRISEVEVRYEGDIADEDVELVTASGLKGVFQPLEWQVNSVNAPQIAEERGIEVTESKTRQAEDFQSLVTVTVSDGEESISVDGTLFADDDARIVRVDGYRVDAIPGGQMMVARNTDEPGVIGLIGSVMGDHDVNIAGMYNARETIGGEALTVYNVDSPVPEEAFETLTADDRIIDVRYIQLNGVEE, translated from the coding sequence ATGAAGGTACTCGTGACGGACCCCATCGCGGACGCCGGCCTGGAACGGCTCCGGGAGGCGGGCCACGAGGTCGTCACCGCCTACGACGTGGAGGGCGACGAACTGTTAGCCGCCGTCGAGGACGCCAACGGCCTCATCGTCCGCTCGGGCACGGAGGTCACCGAGACCGTGTTCGAGGCCGCCGAGGAACTCGTCATCGTCGGCCGCGCCGGCATCGGCGTGGACAACATCGACATCGACGCCGCCACCGAACACGGCGTCATCGTCGCCAACGCGCCGGAGGGCAACGTCCGCGCGGCCGCCGAGCACACGGTCGCCATGGCGTTCGCCTCGGCGCGGTCGATCCCGCAGGCCCACGTCCGCCTGAAGGCCGGCGAGTGGGCGAAAGGCGACTACCTCGGCACCGAGGTCAACGGCAAGACGCTCGGCGTCGTCGGCCTCGGCCGCGTCGGCCAGGAGGTCGCCAAGAAGCTGAACTCGCTGGGGATGGATCTGGTCGCGTTCGACCCCTACATCAGCGAGGAGCGCGCCGACCAGCTCGGCGCGGAACTGGTCGACCTGGAGGACTGTCTCGACCGCGCGGACTTCCTGACGGTCCACACGCCGCTGACCCCCGAGACGGAGAACATGATCGGCGAGGCGGAGCTGGCCCGCATGGAGGGCGGCTACCTCGTCAACTGCGCCCGCGGCGGCGTCGTCGACGAGGACGCGCTCGCGGCGGCCGTCGAGGACGGCGTCCTCGCCGGGGCCGCGGTCGACGTGTTCGCCGACGAGCCGGTGTCGCCGGACAACCCGCTGCTCGACGTCGAGGACGTGGTCGTCACGCCCCACCTCGGCGCGTCGACGGAGGCCGCACAGGAGAACGTCGCCGTCTCGACGGCCGACCAGGTGGTCGCCGCGTTCCGCGGGGAACCGGTCGTCAACGCCCTGAACGCCCCCTCCATCGACGAGAGCGCGTTCCCGCGCGTCGAGCCGTACATCGGCCTCGCGGAAACCGCTGGCAAGATCGCCGCCCAGCTGTTCGACGGCCGCATCTCGGAGGTCGAGGTGCGCTACGAGGGCGATATCGCCGACGAGGACGTCGAACTCGTCACCGCCAGCGGCCTCAAGGGCGTGTTCCAGCCCCTGGAGTGGCAGGTCAACTCGGTCAACGCCCCGCAGATCGCCGAGGAACGGGGCATCGAGGTGACCGAGTCCAAGACCCGGCAGGCCGAGGACTTCCAGAGCCTCGTCACCGTGACGGTGTCGGACGGCGAGGAGTCGATCAGCGTCGACGGGACGCTCTTTGCCGACGACGACGCCCGCATCGTCCGGGTCGACGGCTACCGCGTCGACGCCATCCCCGGCGGCCAGATGATGGTCGCGCGCAACACCGACGAGCCGGGCGTCATCGGCCTCATCGGCAGCGTGATGGGCGACCACGACGTCAACATCGCCGGCATGTACAACGCCCGCGAGACGATCGGCGGGGAGGCGCTGACGGTGTACAACGTCGACAGTCCGGTTCCCGAGGAGGCCTTCGAGACGCTGACGGCCGACGACCGCATCATCGACGTGCGGTACATCCAGCTGAACGGCGTCGAGGAGTAG